In the genome of Microtus ochrogaster isolate Prairie Vole_2 chromosome 14 unlocalized genomic scaffold, MicOch1.0 chr14_random_1, whole genome shotgun sequence, the window CAGGCACTGCTTGTGAAAGGCTAACTGGACGCTGGGGGCCGGGGGTTTGGAGGTACATGCCCGAGAGACCCGAGATGGTCGTTCATATATGGTGCGTGTCGGTGACTCATGGGGCACAACAGGTGAAGTTGCAGAGAAGTTCAGCTCGGGACTGCGAAGGCCATTACGGTCTTTGCCCCGAGTGGCCTGGAATGGGATCCTGGCCCTGCGGATCCCTGGAGGGCGCGGGTCCCGCTTTGTCTCTAGAGTCCCGCTGGCCAGGCGGCGGGAACTCCCGCAGGACGCGCGGCGTCCGGACCGGGCccaggggcggggcggggcgcggAGCGAATCAGCCCGGCCCCCTAAGTTCTAGCCAGAGCCGCGGCGGCCGGCACAGCCTGAGTGGCGCTGGGAGGCGAGTTTGTCAACAATCGCCGCGCCTTCGGCTGCCTGACTCGTAGGCACCGCCCCCGCCGCCTCTGCCCATTGGCTACGATGGGGAGCCACCGAGCGCGGGCCAATGGGGAGCACTGGCAGCCGGCGCCAGCGGCTCGGGGCTGGCGGTGCCCGAGCGGCGGCGGGAGCTGCGCGCGAGGGGCGGAGCGGGAGGAGGCGGAGGATGATCCCGGCGGCGGCCGGTGCAGCGCGGGCCACAGGCGCGGCGCGCGAAACCTTAGGCTCCCCAGCGGAGCGTGGCGGCGGGCGGACGGGCAGGCGCGGAACTCTGGAGCCCACGGCTCGGCTTTGTTTTCCTTGCCTTCTCGGTGGCGACTCTCAGGGGTCGTCTGATCGGCGCTGGACACCGCGCtcggaagggaaggggaggacgTGAGTTTGCGAGGTGGCTCTGGGAGTTAAAGAGTCTACGGGGTGGAAGCAGCCGCGCGCCGGCTATTGCCGAGCGCGCGCAGCTAGGTGTGGAACTTGCAAGGGGATGGCTCTGATGGCCCCCATTTGGAAGTGGACACATTCCGGGAAGGTTGCTCCCGAGAGAAATGGTTTCGTGTTTGGGGTGGCGCGCAGGGGGTTGGCAGCAGGAGGGACCTTGCGGCCGAGGGCGATCGACCCGGGCGGAGCTGCGCTCCGAGTTACAAACTCTATTGTGACGCACTTACTACGACTGACGGCCGCTGCCAAACCTTCTTCAGACTTGCTGCCCTCAGCATTTTCCGCAAACAATGGGGCCGGAGCAGGGAAGGCGGCCAGCCGCCTGCAGTCTCTGCATCTGCGCCCGCTCCTGTGCTCCAGCGCAGCGTCTGAGCCCGGGAAATGAGAGCCCGCTGGGACTTTCAGACTTGATACAAGTTTGTCCTGAACAAAAAGCACGAAATGTAGTAGACTTCCCACGAGCTGCTCCTCAGGAAACTtctgtgcttgtgtatgtgcgaGAGCGCGCCAACCTCACAAGCTATCGAGTggatactttgttttgtttggtggtcCAATTTAGTTTCACCCGACACCAAAATAAACACCTTCATTATTTTGAGTGCACTTTTAATCTTACTCGGAAGATAGTCAGAAAAGTAAACATAAAGATGTGCGGTTCACTTTGGACTTTGTAAGGAGTAGGTGAAATGATTTTATAACTTAGTTTGCTGAAGATAATCTTTTTTCTCCCGGTTTTCTTGCAGAAAAAAAGACCAAATGGCCAAGCAACCTTCTGATGTAAGTTCTGAGTGTGACAGAGAAGGTGGACAATTGCAGCCTGCTGAGAGGCCTCCCCAGCTCAGGCCTGGGGCCCCTACCTCCCTACAGACAGAACCGCAAGGTAATCCTGACGGCGAAGGGGACCGCTGCCCCCACGGCAGCCCTCAGGGCCCGCTGGCCCCAACGGCCAGCCCAAGCCCTTTTGCTACCAGATCCCCACTTTTCATCTTTGTGAGAAGATCTTCTCTGCTGTCCCGGTCCTCCAGTGGGTATTTCTCTTTTGACACAGACAGGAGTCCGGCACCCATGAGTTGTGACAAGTCAACACAAACCCCAAGTCCTCCTTGCCAGGCCTTCAACCATTATCTCAGTGCAATGGGTAAGCCATACCCGGGTAAGAAAAGAGGCAGTTGGTGTGTGCTTGTTTGAATATTGGTTCAAGGATGTGGGTAGCATTTGAAGCCTCGGTCGAgtgacttattttatattttgatg includes:
- the Bcl2l11 gene encoding bcl-2-like protein 11 isoform X1; amino-acid sequence: MIPAAAGAARATGAARETLGSPAERGGGRTGRRGTLEPTARLCFPCLLGGDSQGSSDRRWTPRSEGKGRTKKDQMAKQPSDVSSECDREGGQLQPAERPPQLRPGAPTSLQTEPQDRSPAPMSCDKSTQTPSPPCQAFNHYLSAMASIRQSQEEPADIRPEIWIAQELRRIGDEFNESYARRVNNYPEAEEHPHHPQMVILQLLRFILRLVWRRH
- the Bcl2l11 gene encoding bcl-2-like protein 11 isoform X2 encodes the protein MAKQPSDVSSECDREGGQLQPAERPPQLRPGAPTSLQTEPQGNPDGEGDRCPHGSPQGPLAPTASPSPFATRSPLFIFVRRSSLLSRSSSGYFSFDTDRSPAPMSCDKSTQTPSPPCQAFNHYLSAMASIRQSQEEPADIRPEIWIAQELRRIGDEFNESYARRVNNYPEAEEHPHHPQMVILQLLRFILRLVWRRH